The uncultured Desulfobulbus sp. genome window below encodes:
- the pstC gene encoding phosphate ABC transporter permease subunit PstC: MSPSMLITVVLALSTLAFWQGKRRAFALSRQGSSTRMHSRPGYYGMLTALWCAVPALVIVIAWQSASDPILIRLVMDGVREAKGALSPDQLNLMVNDVRNLVSGSIYSQNVDPVLQLAAERYQGMMHIGNMAMAVLALSTALGTAYFAYSRIKPTLRARNHVEMAVEILLTLCSTIAIFITVGIVLSVLFESIRFFQQVPLTDFLFGMKWSPQMAIRADQAGSSGSFGAIPVLTGTFLISGIAMAIAVPFGLMSAVYLSEYAGPKFRATVKPLLEILAGVPTVVYGFFAALVVAPMIRDIGTSFGLSVSSESALAAGLVMGIMIIPFVSSLSDDVINAVPQSLRDGSYGLGATKSETIKLVILPAALPGIVGSILLAVSRAIGETMIVVMAAGLAANMTVNPLQAVTTVTVQIVTLLVGDQEFDSPKTLAAFALGLLLFIVTLVLNVIALYVVRKYREEYE, from the coding sequence ATGTCCCCTTCAATGCTCATTACCGTCGTTCTCGCCCTGTCGACCCTGGCCTTCTGGCAGGGGAAACGCCGCGCCTTTGCGCTTTCCCGCCAGGGAAGCTCGACTAGAATGCACTCTCGTCCCGGTTATTACGGGATGCTTACCGCACTCTGGTGCGCGGTTCCTGCCCTGGTGATTGTTATTGCCTGGCAGAGTGCCTCGGACCCCATTCTCATTCGCCTGGTCATGGATGGTGTGCGTGAGGCCAAAGGCGCCCTGAGCCCGGATCAGCTCAACCTCATGGTCAATGATGTACGCAATCTGGTCTCCGGATCTATTTACTCCCAGAATGTCGACCCGGTCTTGCAGCTGGCAGCCGAGCGCTACCAGGGGATGATGCACATCGGCAACATGGCCATGGCGGTCCTGGCCTTGAGCACCGCCCTGGGCACCGCCTACTTTGCCTATTCCCGAATCAAACCGACCCTGCGGGCGCGTAACCATGTGGAGATGGCGGTTGAAATTCTCCTGACCCTCTGCTCCACCATTGCCATCTTCATCACTGTAGGCATCGTTCTCTCAGTGCTTTTCGAATCCATTCGCTTTTTCCAGCAGGTCCCCCTCACCGATTTCCTCTTTGGGATGAAATGGAGCCCGCAGATGGCCATTCGTGCTGACCAGGCCGGTAGCTCTGGCAGCTTTGGAGCCATCCCCGTCCTCACCGGCACCTTTCTCATCTCCGGCATTGCCATGGCCATCGCGGTGCCCTTTGGTCTGATGTCGGCGGTCTATCTCTCGGAATACGCCGGTCCAAAGTTTCGGGCAACGGTCAAGCCGCTGTTGGAGATCCTGGCCGGTGTGCCCACGGTTGTTTACGGCTTTTTCGCTGCCCTGGTGGTCGCCCCCATGATTCGCGATATCGGCACCAGCTTTGGCCTCTCGGTCTCCTCGGAATCCGCGCTGGCGGCGGGTCTTGTGATGGGGATCATGATCATCCCCTTTGTCTCCTCGCTCTCCGACGACGTCATCAATGCTGTCCCCCAATCGCTGCGCGACGGCTCCTACGGCCTGGGCGCAACCAAAAGCGAAACCATCAAGCTGGTTATCCTGCCCGCTGCTCTGCCGGGTATCGTCGGTTCCATCCTCTTGGCTGTTTCCCGTGCCATTGGGGAGACCATGATCGTGGTGATGGCAGCTGGCCTGGCCGCCAACATGACGGTCAATCCGCTCCAGGCGGTGACCACGGTAACGGTCCAGATCGTTACCCTGCTGGTGGGTGATCAGGAATTTGACAGCCCCAAGACCCTGGCAGCCTTTGCCTTAGGTCTGCTGCTTTTCATCGTCACCCTGGTGCTCAACGTGATCGCGCTCTATGTGGTACGTAAATACCGCGAAGAGTACGAATAA
- a CDS encoding response regulator transcription factor: protein MKKPSILVVEDDTDIQQLVSYNLIKAGFNVTCADTGEEALQKLGRETFDAMVLDLMLPGKDGHEVCGVVRSQEDIKGLPIVMLTAKSEEDDIVSGLECGADDYVTKPFSPRVLIARLEAAMRRKPESAESNDEEIGFISRHGMEIHSGRHEVRVNGEEVHLTASEFTILELMAARPGWVFSRQQIIDQVRGYDYSITPRAVDVQIFGLRKKLGSAGACIETVRGIGYRIRE from the coding sequence GTGAAAAAACCAAGCATTCTGGTTGTCGAAGATGACACCGACATCCAACAGCTTGTCAGCTATAACCTGATTAAGGCAGGCTTCAATGTTACCTGTGCAGATACCGGCGAGGAGGCCTTGCAGAAGTTGGGTCGGGAAACCTTTGATGCCATGGTCCTGGATCTCATGCTCCCCGGAAAGGACGGTCATGAGGTCTGCGGTGTAGTCCGCTCCCAGGAAGACATCAAAGGGTTGCCCATTGTCATGCTGACAGCCAAGAGTGAAGAGGATGATATCGTCAGCGGGCTTGAATGCGGAGCCGATGATTATGTGACCAAACCTTTCAGCCCCCGAGTGCTGATCGCCCGACTTGAGGCTGCCATGCGCCGTAAGCCCGAGTCTGCTGAGTCGAACGACGAAGAAATCGGTTTTATCAGTCGCCACGGCATGGAGATTCATTCCGGACGACATGAGGTGCGGGTCAACGGCGAGGAGGTACACCTGACCGCCTCGGAATTCACTATCCTGGAGTTGATGGCGGCTCGTCCGGGCTGGGTCTTCTCCCGTCAGCAAATCATTGATCAGGTGCGCGGATACGACTACAGCATTACTCCCCGCGCCGTGGATGTGCAGATCTTTGGTTTGCGTAAAAAACTGGGTTCTGCCGGTGCCTGTATTGAGACCGTCCGCGGTATAGGATATCGAATTCGGGAATAA
- the pstA gene encoding phosphate ABC transporter permease PstA — MDTTQQSTMERVHKGLAARYRKEKRFRLFGLSAIVMSLAFLVLLLGSIAAKGYTAFLQTEILLDIHLTKDVLDVENLGTANYGALVKRAMLDNFPQVKSRRDKKAVSKLASTGAAFQLQKLVMSEPELIGSTVTLWVPADDEVDMFIKGHISRDVPESERRVSDQEIEWIDQLQAAGRLKKAFNTTFFEAGDSREPELAGIRGATMGSFYTLMVTLLLSFPIGVAAAVYLEEFAPQNTLTDLIEVNINNLAAIPSIVFGLLGLAVFLNFMSLSRSSSLVGGLVLTLMTLPTIIIAARASLKSVPPSIREAALGVGASKMQTISHHILPLALPGMLTGAIIGMARALGETAPLLMIGMVAFIVDVPTGLSDPATVLPVQIYLWADSPERAFVERTSAAIMVLLFLLLTMNATAVILRNKFERRW; from the coding sequence ATGGACACAACCCAGCAAAGCACCATGGAACGGGTTCATAAAGGTCTTGCCGCCCGTTACCGTAAAGAAAAACGATTCCGCCTTTTTGGCCTCTCGGCCATTGTCATGAGTCTGGCCTTCCTGGTGCTGCTCTTGGGCTCCATTGCCGCTAAAGGCTACACCGCCTTTCTCCAGACGGAGATTCTCTTGGATATTCATCTCACGAAGGATGTCCTTGATGTGGAGAACCTGGGAACAGCCAACTACGGGGCGCTGGTCAAGCGGGCCATGCTGGATAATTTCCCCCAGGTTAAAAGCCGCCGCGACAAAAAAGCAGTGAGCAAACTGGCCAGCACCGGTGCCGCCTTTCAGCTGCAGAAGCTGGTGATGAGTGAACCTGAACTGATTGGGTCCACCGTCACACTCTGGGTCCCGGCCGATGACGAGGTAGATATGTTCATCAAAGGCCATATCTCCCGTGATGTTCCCGAATCAGAACGACGGGTCAGCGATCAGGAGATCGAATGGATCGACCAGTTGCAGGCCGCAGGTCGCCTTAAAAAAGCGTTCAACACCACCTTTTTTGAGGCCGGTGATTCGCGCGAGCCTGAGCTTGCCGGTATTCGTGGCGCGACCATGGGTTCTTTTTACACCCTAATGGTCACTTTGCTGCTCAGCTTTCCCATTGGTGTCGCCGCCGCAGTCTACCTGGAAGAATTTGCCCCCCAGAATACCCTGACAGACCTGATCGAGGTCAATATCAACAACCTGGCGGCCATTCCCTCCATCGTCTTTGGTCTGCTGGGGTTGGCGGTCTTTTTGAACTTCATGAGCCTCTCCCGCTCAAGCTCGCTGGTTGGTGGTCTGGTCCTAACCCTGATGACCCTGCCCACCATCATTATTGCCGCCCGCGCCTCCCTCAAGTCGGTGCCGCCTTCTATTCGCGAGGCTGCCCTGGGCGTTGGCGCTTCCAAGATGCAGACCATCAGTCACCATATTCTCCCCCTGGCCCTGCCGGGCATGCTCACCGGTGCCATTATCGGTATGGCTCGGGCCCTGGGCGAGACGGCTCCCCTGTTGATGATTGGCATGGTCGCTTTTATTGTGGATGTGCCCACAGGGCTCTCCGACCCAGCCACAGTGCTTCCGGTGCAAATCTATCTCTGGGCGGATTCGCCTGAGCGTGCTTTTGTCGAGCGCACCTCAGCTGCCATCATGGTCCTGCTCTTTTTGCTCTTAACCATGAATGCCACCGCGGTCATTCTCCGAAACAAGTTTGAGCGTCGTTGGTAA
- a CDS encoding PstS family phosphate ABC transporter substrate-binding protein, translated as MRKFGLTLAAASLLVAAAATSQAAGRDYISMVGSSTVYPFSTAVAEQFGKTTKFKTPKIESTGTGGGMKLFCAGAGTDTPDLTNASRRMKKTEMATCQKNGVKEVTEIKVGYDGIVVANSKQAPQFKVSRKDLYLALAKVVPSPDGAEKLVENPYKTWKDVNKSLPADKIEVLGPPPTSGTRDAFVELVMDEGCSEYGFVKAMKKVDKKKFKAACRTVREDGGYIEAGENDNLIVQKLEANPHSLGIFGFSFLDQNADKIQGSVIDGAAPTFENIADGSYVVSRPLFIYVKNAHVGVIPGIKEYLNEYTSDRAWGEEGYLAEKGLIPAPKAEQNKYADIAKNLTPVVLD; from the coding sequence ATGCGTAAATTCGGATTAACCCTGGCCGCTGCCTCTCTGCTGGTTGCCGCTGCCGCTACTTCTCAGGCTGCCGGTCGTGACTACATCTCCATGGTGGGCTCTTCCACCGTGTACCCCTTCTCCACCGCAGTCGCTGAGCAGTTTGGTAAAACCACCAAGTTCAAAACCCCGAAAATCGAATCCACCGGTACCGGTGGTGGAATGAAACTGTTCTGCGCCGGTGCTGGCACCGATACTCCGGACCTGACCAACGCCTCTCGCCGCATGAAAAAAACAGAGATGGCCACCTGCCAGAAAAACGGGGTCAAAGAGGTCACTGAGATCAAGGTTGGATATGACGGAATCGTTGTGGCCAACTCCAAACAGGCGCCCCAGTTCAAAGTCAGCCGTAAAGACCTCTACCTGGCCCTGGCCAAGGTTGTTCCAAGCCCTGATGGAGCCGAGAAACTGGTCGAGAACCCCTACAAAACCTGGAAAGACGTGAACAAATCTCTGCCCGCAGATAAAATCGAGGTACTCGGACCGCCTCCCACTTCTGGAACCCGCGACGCCTTTGTTGAGCTGGTTATGGACGAAGGATGCTCTGAGTATGGCTTTGTCAAAGCCATGAAGAAAGTCGACAAAAAGAAATTCAAGGCTGCCTGCCGTACCGTGCGCGAGGATGGCGGCTACATTGAGGCCGGAGAAAACGACAACCTGATCGTCCAGAAACTCGAGGCCAATCCCCACAGCCTGGGTATCTTCGGTTTCAGCTTCCTGGACCAGAACGCTGACAAGATTCAAGGGTCAGTCATCGATGGCGCTGCGCCCACCTTTGAAAACATTGCCGACGGTTCCTACGTTGTTTCCCGTCCACTGTTTATTTATGTGAAAAATGCGCACGTTGGCGTTATCCCCGGCATCAAAGAGTATCTCAACGAGTACACCAGTGACCGTGCCTGGGGTGAAGAAGGATACCTGGCCGAGAAAGGGTTGATTCCTGCACCGAAAGCAGAGCAGAATAAATACGCAGATATCGCCAAAAACCTGACCCCCGTGGTCCTTGACTAA
- a CDS encoding ATP-dependent 6-phosphofructokinase has translation MGKCIGVLTAGGDSPGLNAAIRAIGKSAQGAYNMQVLGFRDGFRGLMENRTVHLEGEILSGILTLGGTILGTSRDKPHKMPVGSRVQDMTEVMIDNYHRHNLEAIICIGGGGTQKNAYRLAKAGVNVITLPKTIDNDVAVTDVTFGFDTALSIATDAIDRLHSTAHSHHRIIVVEIMGHNTGWLGLGAGLASGADVILIPEIPYEVDQVAEAIRRRRHRGKNFSIVAVSEGALSKKDTKQLAELKAKKLAAKDEKKVKKVAEELAAFRSKQVGGTLRLSAELEALTGLESRVTILGHLQRGGTPTAADRILATRLGTACVNAVAEQQFGKMVAVRGESTELVDLAEVVGQKKLVPLDHPWIQSAIATGACLGNEKLVG, from the coding sequence ATGGGGAAATGTATTGGCGTACTCACAGCCGGCGGGGATAGTCCTGGTTTAAATGCCGCTATTCGCGCCATAGGAAAAAGTGCACAGGGTGCCTACAACATGCAGGTGCTGGGATTTCGTGACGGCTTTCGTGGCCTGATGGAGAACCGCACAGTTCACCTGGAAGGTGAGATCCTCTCGGGCATCCTCACCCTGGGGGGGACCATTCTTGGCACCAGCCGGGACAAACCGCATAAAATGCCAGTTGGATCGCGGGTGCAGGACATGACCGAGGTGATGATCGACAACTATCATCGCCATAATCTGGAGGCCATTATCTGTATCGGCGGTGGCGGTACCCAGAAAAATGCCTATCGGCTGGCCAAAGCAGGGGTGAACGTGATTACCCTGCCCAAAACCATTGATAACGATGTGGCGGTAACCGATGTCACCTTTGGCTTTGACACCGCGCTTTCCATCGCCACCGATGCAATAGATCGGTTGCACTCCACCGCCCACAGTCATCACCGCATCATCGTGGTGGAGATCATGGGGCACAATACCGGTTGGCTGGGGCTGGGGGCAGGGTTGGCCAGCGGGGCTGATGTCATTCTGATTCCGGAAATTCCCTATGAGGTGGATCAGGTGGCTGAAGCTATCCGCCGACGACGGCATCGCGGCAAGAATTTCAGCATTGTTGCTGTATCTGAGGGTGCGCTCTCAAAAAAGGATACCAAGCAGTTGGCGGAACTCAAGGCCAAGAAGCTAGCCGCCAAGGATGAGAAAAAAGTGAAAAAGGTCGCTGAAGAGCTGGCCGCTTTTCGCTCAAAGCAGGTAGGAGGGACTCTGCGGCTCTCGGCAGAGCTGGAAGCCCTGACCGGGCTGGAGAGTCGGGTGACTATCCTGGGGCACCTCCAGCGCGGGGGTACTCCCACCGCTGCTGATCGTATTTTGGCTACCCGGCTGGGAACTGCCTGTGTGAACGCTGTTGCTGAGCAGCAGTTTGGAAAAATGGTCGCGGTGCGGGGGGAGTCGACCGAACTCGTGGATCTTGCAGAGGTGGTTGGCCAGAAAAAGCTGGTACCGCTGGATCACCCCTGGATTCAGTCGGCCATTGCCACCGGGGCCTGTCTAGGCAACGAGAAGCTGGTGGGCTGA
- the phoU gene encoding phosphate signaling complex protein PhoU — protein MSRHMYFHREIDQLKKMILELGTLTEDRLRRASTILETADSNEAQALMTADWEIDDMEIQVEEECLKILALHQPVARDLRLIVSVIKINNELERIADIAVNIAKRVLTINKKMPESGAVTFDYRPMAAKALEMVKAALDALVTEDAAMARKIFLMDEEVDLERNRAYKLVVDEIGTSGEAAPSLMNLYLIARHLERVGDRAKNIAEEVIYLVEGEIVRSSSDPH, from the coding sequence GTGAGTAGACATATGTATTTCCACCGGGAAATCGATCAGTTAAAAAAAATGATCCTTGAGCTGGGTACCTTGACTGAAGACAGGTTACGGCGCGCCAGTACCATTCTTGAGACCGCAGACAGCAATGAGGCCCAGGCGCTGATGACCGCGGACTGGGAAATAGACGATATGGAAATCCAGGTCGAGGAAGAGTGTTTGAAAATCCTCGCTCTGCACCAGCCAGTGGCCCGTGACCTGCGCTTGATTGTCTCAGTCATTAAAATTAATAATGAGCTGGAACGCATCGCCGACATTGCCGTCAACATTGCCAAACGCGTGCTGACCATCAACAAGAAAATGCCGGAATCAGGCGCTGTTACTTTTGATTACCGGCCCATGGCCGCAAAGGCGCTGGAGATGGTCAAAGCCGCCCTGGATGCCCTGGTCACTGAAGATGCCGCCATGGCACGCAAGATTTTTCTTATGGATGAAGAGGTCGATCTGGAGCGAAACCGAGCCTATAAACTCGTGGTGGATGAAATCGGCACCAGCGGCGAAGCTGCCCCCTCCCTGATGAACCTCTATCTCATCGCCCGCCACCTGGAACGGGTCGGGGACCGGGCCAAAAACATCGCCGAAGAGGTTATTTACCTGGTCGAAGGGGAGATCGTCCGCTCCAGCTCCGACCCCCATTAA
- a CDS encoding ATP-binding protein, with protein sequence MRNVRLFWQIFPATVAITVLSMVITGWLAITSGNSFFYDHLKEDMLERSLLIQSTISQMSQREPEIFQDFVRQNGRRSGTRITVINSDGVVVADSNEDSQVMDNHGKRPEVLVALSGEPGFSIRFSHTLGETMLYGAIPIALGADQHKGILRMAKAVTPIEKATSAYVQRMIGIAVSVVILAVILSLYAAKRISRPLEQMKHGAEQLTKGRIDQLVKIDSEHMSLEMAGLANSINQMADQINRRVRVIIQQRNELEAVFSSMADAVVAIDAEKKIIRMNQAAANLFTLPSEVVKGKAVQGVIRNPYILEMIEFTLNHNSQQEQKVTLFNGAEPVLLEIHAVPLRDETDKSMGALLVMNDLTKLNRLENIRQDFVANVSHELKTPITAIKGYVETLLDGAMDDEDNARRFLNIVVRQANRLDAIVDDLLILSRIEDREGKEDIELQVAEVGPLLESVLQTCAVGADDKDIVVEVECDDELYAPMNQPLLEQALINLLGNAIAYSPHGTRITLSCQGSRTVEGVQLVHFSVTDNGPGIAKEHLPRLFERFYRCDKARSRDMGGTGLGLAIVKHIAHAHQGTIEVESIPGKGSTFTITLPGVASPEAAEPEEG encoded by the coding sequence ATGCGAAACGTCCGCCTTTTTTGGCAAATATTTCCCGCTACTGTTGCTATCACCGTACTCAGTATGGTGATTACCGGTTGGCTGGCCATTACCTCCGGTAATAGTTTTTTTTATGATCACCTCAAAGAAGACATGTTGGAGCGCTCTCTTCTGATTCAATCCACCATCAGTCAAATGAGCCAGAGGGAGCCCGAAATCTTTCAGGATTTTGTCCGCCAGAATGGCCGACGCTCCGGAACCCGGATCACGGTCATTAATAGCGATGGTGTTGTTGTGGCGGATTCCAATGAAGACTCTCAGGTCATGGACAATCACGGCAAGCGGCCAGAGGTTTTGGTTGCTCTGTCTGGTGAACCTGGCTTTTCCATTCGTTTCAGCCATACCTTGGGGGAGACTATGCTCTATGGTGCTATACCCATAGCTCTGGGAGCAGACCAGCATAAAGGTATTCTCCGCATGGCAAAAGCCGTGACGCCGATTGAAAAGGCGACCAGTGCCTATGTGCAAAGAATGATAGGCATTGCCGTAAGTGTTGTGATTTTGGCGGTTATTCTGTCCCTCTATGCGGCCAAGCGGATCAGCCGTCCCCTGGAGCAAATGAAACACGGGGCCGAGCAGCTGACCAAGGGGCGTATAGATCAACTGGTCAAGATCGACAGTGAGCATATGTCGCTGGAGATGGCAGGGCTTGCCAACTCGATTAATCAAATGGCCGATCAAATCAACCGGCGCGTGCGGGTGATCATCCAGCAGCGTAATGAGCTGGAGGCGGTGTTCTCCAGCATGGCGGATGCGGTGGTGGCCATTGATGCCGAGAAAAAGATCATTCGCATGAACCAGGCCGCAGCCAACCTGTTTACCCTGCCTTCTGAGGTGGTCAAAGGCAAGGCTGTCCAGGGGGTTATCCGTAACCCCTACATTCTCGAGATGATCGAATTCACCCTCAACCATAACAGCCAGCAGGAGCAGAAGGTAACCCTCTTTAACGGGGCTGAACCGGTGTTGCTGGAGATTCATGCTGTCCCGCTGCGCGACGAAACCGACAAGAGCATGGGCGCGCTCTTGGTAATGAATGATTTGACCAAGCTCAACCGGTTGGAGAATATTCGTCAGGATTTTGTGGCCAATGTCAGCCATGAGCTGAAAACACCGATCACAGCCATTAAAGGCTATGTGGAGACGCTTTTGGATGGGGCGATGGATGATGAAGACAACGCCCGCCGTTTTCTCAATATTGTGGTGCGTCAGGCCAACCGTCTGGATGCCATTGTCGATGATCTCTTGATCCTCTCGCGTATCGAAGACCGTGAAGGTAAGGAGGATATTGAGCTCCAGGTTGCCGAGGTCGGCCCGCTGTTGGAAAGTGTACTCCAGACCTGCGCGGTGGGAGCCGATGACAAGGATATTGTCGTTGAGGTGGAATGTGATGATGAGCTCTACGCCCCCATGAATCAACCGCTTTTAGAACAGGCCTTGATTAACCTGCTGGGTAATGCGATTGCCTACAGCCCCCACGGGACGCGTATTACTCTGAGTTGTCAGGGAAGCCGAACGGTGGAGGGCGTGCAATTGGTCCACTTCAGTGTGACCGATAACGGACCAGGAATCGCCAAGGAGCATCTGCCACGCCTTTTTGAGCGGTTTTATCGGTGTGACAAGGCCCGTTCACGTGATATGGGCGGTACCGGTCTGGGGTTGGCCATTGTCAAACATATTGCCCATGCCCATCAGGGAACTATCGAGGTTGAGAGTATCCCGGGCAAGGGATCGACATTTACCATTACGTTGCCAGGCGTTGCCTCTCCTGAGGCTGCGGAGCCGGAGGAGGGCTGA